CTAATTCAATTAATCCACCTATCTCTATTATTAGAGGCTCTTACTCGGGACTAAAAATTGATGTTAATGGAAAGTCATCATGGGCAGCAATTAATGAACTAACTTTCGGTATTGCAGAATCCATTGATCTAACTGCTAAAGCTGGAGATGCACAAGTAGCTTTAAATTGGACTCCTACGACTTATACGGATCAATATATTATTAAATATGGTACAGAGTCGGGAAAATACACTGAGTCAATTACTGTTTCAAACATAGATAATACATACACAGTTCCTAATTTAATTAATGGAACAACGTATTACTTTCAAGTTATTTCAATTGTAAAAGGTAGAGAATTTGTTGTCTCAAATGAAGCTTCTGCAACACCAAACAAAGAAACTACTGACCCAACGGACCCGACGAACCCAACGGACCCAACAGACCCGACAGAGCCAAAAGGTGAAAGAGCTATCTTGGTAGTAACCATGGTAAATGGCTTAGAAAAGGAATATGATCTACCCATGAGCGACATTAATTCATTTATAAAGTGGTACGATAACAAAGACGCTGGTGCAGGTCCTTCGAAATTTGGAATTAATAAGTATGGCAATAATAAAGGGCCTTTTAAGTCTCGGGTTGACTATGTAATTTTTAAAAACATTCTCACTTTTCAGGTAGATGCATATTAGAAGTAATTAAAAAAAACCATCAAAATAAAGAACCTAAAATGTTTATTATGTAGGTCTGAGCTGTTTCTACACGAATATTTACAACATATCCCATATGCTTTATAATCGTCTTAATATCGACGGTAGCACCGTGATGCAATCCGATGGAATCGGTGGAGGACCTCGCTGGCTCAGGCCGGCGGGGTCCTTTTTTCATTTTTAAGGGGGAGATGGCTTGAGGTTTTCACAAAGAATAGGTGTAACTCCTGTCAAAGTAAATTTACAGATTGATTCAATGGACAGTGATCTCAGAACTGGGCTTTGGAATGTTTTCAAAATACTGTACATAGATAGTAGTTCTCCAAGTTATAACGATCAGCTTAATTTTAGTGATTTACATCGACTTTTTAGTCTACTCTGGTTAGAACATTTTAAACTACCACTTGATAGCTTACCTGTTTGGTATCATGAGGCAAGTAAACATGTAAGGGAAGGATTTTTAAAAAATTGGGCATGGTATGAGGTTTATGATTTTTTGGAGTTTGTTGTTAAAAAAGACACAACTCAATCTCGTAGGGAGTCATTAACCAACTCCTGTAATAGGATACTGGAACAAGAACTATCAGCTTATCGTTTTGTTAACCAGGAACTTGTGCAAATAACTGACAAAGTGGAGATTAAAGAAGTTGAAGAAGCAATTAACAACGCACATCCAAGGGGACTTCAGGGAGTTAATGTTCATCTTTCAACAGCTCTTCAAATGCTCGCTGATAAAAAAAATCCAGATTACAGAAATTCGATAAAAGAGTCTATTTCTGCTGTTGAGTCAATAGCGCAAGTTATATCTGGTGATCCTAAAGCCACGCTTGGAAGTGCGCTAAAATTAATCGATGAGAAGATAGGAATACATAAGGCCTTAAAGAGTGGACTCTCTTCTATATATGGATACACAAGTGACGAAGCGGGAATCCGGCATGCTATGCTTGAGGAAAGGGAGATTCATTTCGAAGATGCCAAATTTATGCTGGTTTCATGCTCGACATTTATTAATTTCCTCATCATGAAGTCAGACCGTGTGGGAATTACGCTCAAATGAGGGATGTAGGGATAATGGGACGATTTATGAAGCCGCTGGCTGCGGACATACATTTTCATACCGCCATGCTCGATCAAACACCTGTAGCCGTATTTATAGCGGACGAGCTGATCGGTTGCGGTCGGATATACGAAATTACAGATGACAGTGTCAAGGGTGGGTGATTCGCGTTATCTTCGCGCGAGTTGCACATTTAAGTATGCTGGCTAGGTGGGAATTTTTCGGTTCTTCAATGAAAGGTTTGCATTCATGAATTATAGTCGTTATATTGGAGATACAAAGAAGAGGCATAAAGGAGGGATCCTGATGTCTAAAGGCATTCAGTATCTTGATTACGCCGTACAGGGTAATGTCATTGTACCGTTGGTGTATCTGGATTCAGAGCAATTCGATACATTAATCAATGATTATGACTCGTTTAAGATGTACTTAAAGCAAGTACGGCGTAAGAAAAGAGGGGCCTAACTTCGGCCCCTCTCTCCTATTATCTATTTGCTACGTTTCTGTTGTGCCATTCGGAGGTACTGGTCATAAGCCCGTTGCTCCGAGTCCGTGAGGGCATACCGTCCAAGTATCTGTTCCTCACGACTTTTGAACTCCTCCTTGGTGATCCGTCCCAGTCCCATCTGGTCTCGGGTCACTCTTAGGAGGTGTTCTCGTTTTTGGAGCTTTTCAAAAGCATCCATTAGCATCTTGTCCATTCTTGTCTCACCTCCTTTCTAATTTAATTATACAACGAATATCGTTGAATGTCAACGAAAAACGTTGAACTTTATCCCTTAAAGTGGTATATTGATTTTGAGGTGATGTTGACCATGCTTAGACTTAAGATTAAGGAATTGCGAAATGAAATCAGTGTTCGTCAGCTTAGCGAAGAAACGGGTATCCGTTGGAACACCTTGAATGATATGGAGAAAGGGACAGCAAAACACTGGCCCCCTGAACACCTGAATACCCTAATGCGGTATTTTGGGTTAAAGAATGTATCCGAATTAATTGAATATGTAGACGAAGAAGCCACCGAGGCATAACGCTTGGTGGCTTTTTTTTGCATTGATAAAATATCGTTTGTTAAAATATAATAGAAACAAACGTTCTTGTTTTTGTTAGGAGGTAATCAACATGCTGCCGGATCCTGAGCGTAAACTGCTTCGAATTTTGATCAATTACCCGAGCCCATTACATAAAAGCCGTATGCCCTATTTTAAACGGTTAGAGATGATGACTGGACGGGGGCGTCATGATTTAATTAGAGGACTCCAGTACTTGGAGGACCAAGGATTTATAGCGTGGCCGGATAAAACGACGACAGCCGGAATTATCGTGTTGAACTATGATAACGATCCAGCTCCGGTTAAAAAGAGAAGTAGTGTTGACTACTGGACGTATTGACGATGTTATTTAAACAACTTCTTGATCAATTTGAAGATGTCGAATGTGGTTTTATTATACACTTTAGTATAAGCATACTTCTTAGGGTTTTTAAGCCATCCATATCCCCGAGGGATCTTTATTCCGGCTCTATGTACAATCTGTCTTTTGATGCTGGTACGGGCTACTATTCGTTTCTTGATACTGGGTTTACGCATTCCGATTTTCATCGTTAGCATCTCCTTATTAATTCAATTAACATAACTATACCAATCACAAAGAATATATTTCCAATTCATAATTTTGTGGTAATATTTTGGTTAAGTCTTAGAGGATAACAGGGGGATGATCAGAGTGAGATTTAAGGGTCTGTTTATTGTGGTATTGCTTTTACTAATGGCTGGGTGCAGTGGTAGTAACGGGGGATTAAAAACGAATACTCTGTCTAAGGATGATTTATGTATTGTAAAAGATGATGATAGTAAATCTAAAGTGTGCTTTGGTATGAGTCAGACTGATGCTGAGAAGATTTTAGGGACTGGGGCAAAAGACATAATGTACAAATATGATTACGGTGTATCGGTGGTGTACCGAAACGACAAAACTGTTTCTATGATAGTATTGGATACAGAGTCCAAGAACGTTTATAGTACTGTCCGTGGGATGAAAAATGGTGACTTAAAAGAAAATGTTCTAAAGTTGTATGGAGATACATACCCTATTGTTCGTGAAACTGAACCGCACTCAATTGATTATGTCTACGATATAAAGAACAAAAAATTTATTGGAGAAGTATCGTTTGGAAATATCGATTCAAAATCAAATAAAGATCATTTATTCTTGTCTGCTGTATATGACGAAAATGGTATTGTAGATCGTATTTACTTGTCTGATGTCGAAGCAATTAGAACATTTAATTAATAAACAACTTCAGACTGGGCATACACCGGGGGCCGGTGGTGAATAATACAGGACGAGAAATTAGGGATTGATTCCTGAATATGGAATGTGCTATTATGTTTGACATACCATACATTATTAATTTTATCTATCCCCTAGCCTGGGCTGAAGGGGAATTCTAAGTTGATTTACTTTTCACCGCTGAACTATGTTCGAGCTGGTGAGCGGGTAATAAACAATCCGATTGATTATAGCTTATGACGTAATAGCCGCTATGATCTGAGTATTTAGATTGATTAGGTATTTAAAAAAAACTTCATTCTTGTCTTACAACGTGTCTTACAGGTTGTATTACAGAAGTTTTTGACCTAATTGATTTACTGACAACTCAGTTCATGGCGGCTTTTTTGCGTTCTGAAAATTTGAGAGGAGGTGTTGCCTGGATTATTTGAGGATGTAAAGATCAGTGATGCGACTTACATACTGGCGTGAAAACACCGGATTGCGTCAATACATTTTCGTTTACTAACTAGGAGGAATGGCTTATTCGAAAACTAAAGAACGATGCTGAAACTACAAAAGAAATTGAATTTTTGATATTAAGACAGCTATTGGTACAAGAACTCACTGATTTTTTGAATTCAGCTGTCGATCCACTCGAAGATATGCAATTACCTTCGTTTTTTCCTCGTCAGTTATCTCCTGACCATCAAGAGTAAGTGTAAGGGTATGAAAGTACTTTTCCTCAGTAAGCTCAACCTTTATTCGAGGCTCTGGATCATTCTTTGGTTCAGAGCTTTTTTTAAGTTTATTGTCCCCATATTTATTCATAAGAAGTGCTGCAAATTGCAAGTATGCTCGGGTGTCGTCATATGTAAAATCGTTAAATTCATCGTCTTCAACTACCATTTCGGGGACGTTGGATTTGACAAAAGCCTCGTTAAAGATCGGCACAATCGTCTTAAGTATCCCTTGTACGTCGTCGTTATCCTTCAACAAGGGTCTGAATTTTGGAGGCAACTCGTTCAGAAACTCGTCTAAGTAACCTGCCAGCATTAATCCCTCCGC
Above is a window of Paenibacillus sp. FSL K6-1330 DNA encoding:
- a CDS encoding helix-turn-helix transcriptional regulator; its protein translation is MKYANLLSQYIEKSGLSLGEISRRAKKAGISIDRSYISKLKNNDVKAPSDEISRALAEITGGDAEGLMLAGYLDEFLNELPPKFRPLLKDNDDVQGILKTIVPIFNEAFVKSNVPEMVVEDDEFNDFTYDDTRAYLQFAALLMNKYGDNKLKKSSEPKNDPEPRIKVELTEEKYFHTLTLTLDGQEITDEEKTKVIAYLRVDRQLNSKNQ
- a CDS encoding fibronectin type III domain-containing protein codes for the protein MNKKVLSYLLVLCLTLSLFSQTVAASSTGKTVDGMMGFAAPQGTIATADSFSGNYRAKNAIDGDITTRWNAAQPIAKLELAFPEPLDINFVQFATNATPAVAVEYTIFGKANDEWVKVGGPTTLNLSGTNSINPPISIIRGSYSGLKIDVNGKSSWAAINELTFGIAESIDLTAKAGDAQVALNWTPTTYTDQYIIKYGTESGKYTESITVSNIDNTYTVPNLINGTTYYFQVISIVKGREFVVSNEASATPNKETTDPTDPTNPTDPTDPTEPKGERAILVVTMVNGLEKEYDLPMSDINSFIKWYDNKDAGAGPSKFGINKYGNNKGPFKSRVDYVIFKNILTFQVDAY
- a CDS encoding helix-turn-helix transcriptional regulator, which translates into the protein MLRLKIKELRNEISVRQLSEETGIRWNTLNDMEKGTAKHWPPEHLNTLMRYFGLKNVSELIEYVDEEATEA